In Armatimonadota bacterium, the genomic window TCTACCCTTAGGGCCGAGGAGATGAACAGCGCCAGATCGGGTGGGTGGCGACAACGTTGGCGCACCGTCTGGGCCCGACTGACCGACCTCCCTCGCGGCTGGCTGATCGCGCTCGTCGCCGCGGCAGCCTCGAGCGCCGCGCTGCTGGTCTACGGCGGGGTCACCGTCTACGACTACACCATGAACAACCCGGCCTTCTGCCGGTCGTGCCACACCATGGAGGCGGCGTGGAACCGCTGGGCCACCAGCGAGCACCGGAAGGTGGACTGCCACGCCTGTCATGAGCAGAGCGTCATCGAATCCGCCCGCCAGGTCATCACCTTCGCCCTGCGGCGCCCAGAGCGGGTGGGCAAGCACGCCGTCGTGCCCTCAGCCCGCTGCGCCACCTGCCATACCAGCGGCAATCCGGCCTGGAAGCAAGTGGCGGCCACCGCCGGTCATCAGGTCCATGCCGAGGTCAGGAAGATCGCCTGCGTCACCTGCCACAGCGTGGCTATCCACCGGCTGGTCCGCCCTCCGGAGGTCTGCGGCACCTGCCACGAAGCCCAGGTGGCCGGCCCCCGGGCGATCAAGATCGCGGCCATGGCCGACTTTCACTGCGTGGACTGCCATCAGTTCCTGCGGCCGAACAGCCCCCTGCGGCCGACGGCCCAGACGTGCCTGGAATGTCATCAGGCGCTGCCCGCGAAGACCACCGTGGGTTGGCCGGAGGGCCGCGCCCACAGCGCGCTGAGCTGCGCCGCCTGCCACCGGCCTCATGAGCGCGCCGCCCCCATCGTGAACTGCACCTCCTGCCACGCCGCACCCACGCCGGAGATCCACGCGCCGATCCTGCGGAGCAGGACGGCCTGCACCACGTGCCATCAGCCCCACTACTGGAAGGTGCGGTAGCGGAGAGCCGGGCGCGCCGGCTTCCCCGGGGTCAGGGGGCGCAGGGATCTCCAAGGCCGTGGGGCCCGGTATGTCCGCCGGGCCCCACGGCCTGTCCCGCCGGTCCGCCAGGTTCCGGCCTATTCCCACATCGCCGTTTCGCGCAGGGCCTCGCGCAGGTCATGGTCCTCGATGGCCACGACCCCGTCGATGGTCCACAGCCGGCGCAGCAGCGCCTGCCGACGGCCCGGGCTGCCCACGGTCCCCCGCAGGTGGAGCACGCCCTGCTCCGCAGAGACTCCGACCTCCTCGCCGTGGGCGAGGAAGTCGTCGAGGATCTGGCGCGCCTCCCGCTCCAGGATCTCGTCGCTGCGCTGGAAGACCTTCAGCACGTCGGCCCGGGTGACGATGCCCACCACCTGGCGGCCCCGAACGATCGGAATCCGGTTCACGCCGTAACGCACCATGAGGGCGGCCAGGACCTGCACCGGCGTGTCTTCCTCGGCGGTGATGACGTTGTGGGTCATCACCTCGCCCACGGTGCGTCCTTCCGCCTTGCGGGCGGCACCGGTCAGACGCTCCAGCCACAGCGACCGGCCGAACCACCGCAGCAGCGGCTCAGACGGCTTCGGCGTGGCTTCCTTGTAGAGAAAGTCGGCTTCGGTGACGATGCCCACCAGGCAGCCGTTCTCGTCCACCACCGGCAGGCCGCTGATGTGCCGTTCCACGAGCAGCCGCGCCGCCTCCCGCACGGGCGTCTGCGGCGTCACGGTGATCACCGGCGCGGTCATGATCGTCTTGGCCGGCAGCGGGCTCATCGACACCACCTCCTCAGGCCACCACCCGGGTGCGATCCCGCAGGCGGGCCACCTCCTGGGCATCCACCACGGCGATGGCCGCGATGTTGACGATGTCGGCAACCTCGGCACCGCGGCTGAGCACATGCACGGGCTGGGCCATCCCCATCAGGATGGGCCCGATGGCGGTGGCGCCGCCCAGCCGCTGCAGCAGCTTGTAGGCCGTATTGGCCGCCTCCAGGCTGGGGAAGATCAGCACGTTGGCCTCGCCGACCAGCGTGCTGAAGGGATAGTCGGCCCGCCGCAGATCGGGGTCCAGGGCCACGTCCGCCATCACCTCTCCGTCCACCATCAGGTCGGGCCGGCGGCGCTTGACCAGAGCGGTGGCCTGGGCCACCTTCTCCGTCCGCGGATGACGTGTGCTGCCGAAGTTGCTGAAGGAGAGCATGGCGATGCGCGGCGTGAGGTCGAACTCGCGGGCCTTGTCCGCGGCCATGATGGCGATCTCCGCCAGTTCCTCCGCCGTGGGGTCGATGTTCACCGTAGGATCGGCGATGATGTAGGCTTTGCCGTCCAGCACCATCAGGTACAGCCCGGCGACGCGCGAGACGTCGGGACCGGGGCCGATGACCTGCAGGGCGGGGCGGATCACGTCGGGATAGTGATAGGTCAGGCCGGCGACGAAGGCGTCGGCGTCCCCGGCGCGCACCATCATCGCGCCGAAGTAGTTGGGCTGGCGCAGCAGGGCCCGGGCCTCCCGCTTCGTGATCCCCTTGCGCTGCCGGGCCTCAAAGAGCACGGTGGCGTAGGCCTCCAGCTTCGGCGAGGTCTCCGGGTTGATCACCTCCACAGACAGGGCGAGGTGCATCTCCTCCATCCGCGTGCGGACCACAGGTTCCCGGCCGAGCAGGATCGGCACGGCCAGGCCCTCCCGGGAGAGTTCCGCCGCGGCCCGCAGGATCTTGGGCTCCTCGCCTTCGGAGAAGACCACGCGCCGCGGAGCGGCTCTGGCCTTGCTGAACACCACGCTCATCGCCTCGCGGCCGCGCACCAGCCGGCGGGCCAGTTCTTCGCGATAGGCGGCGAGATCGACGGTGCGCCGGGCGACGCCGCTGGCCATGGCCGCTTCCGCCACGGCCGGCGCCTCCCACAGCGGCACACGGGGGTCGATGGGCTTCGGGATCACGTAATCCGGACCGAAGCGCAGCGACTCCAGGCCGTAGGCCCGGAGGACCACGTCGGGGACCTCCTCCTTGGCCAGGGCGGCCAGGGCGCGGCTGGCGGCGATCTTCATCTCGTCGTTGATGGCCCGGGCGCGGACGTCCAGCGCCCCGCGGAAGATGAAGGGGAACCCCAGCACGTTGTTCACCTGGTTCGGAAAGTCCGACCGCCCCGTGGCGACGATGGCGTCGGGCCGCGCGGCCTTGGCTTCGTCATAGGGGATCTCGGGGTCGGGGTTGGCCATGGCGCAGATGAAGGGCCGCTCCGCCATGGACTGCACCATCTCCCGGCTGACGATGTTGGCCACGGAGAGGCCGATGAACACGTCAACCCCGCGCATCGCCTCGGCCAGGGTGCGGGCCTCGGTGTCCACGGCAAAGCGCGCCTTGTAGGGATTCATCCCCTCGCTGCGGCCCTTGTAGATGACACCCTTGGTGTCCACCAGCATGATGTGCTCGCGGCGCACCCCGAGCTTGACGAAGTGCTCGCCGCTGGCGATGGCGGAGGCTCCGGCGCCGCTGATCACGACCCGCAGGTCCTCCAGGCGCTTGCCCGTCAGCTCGGCGTAGTTGAG contains:
- a CDS encoding cytochrome c3 family protein, with protein sequence MNSARSGGWRQRWRTVWARLTDLPRGWLIALVAAAASSAALLVYGGVTVYDYTMNNPAFCRSCHTMEAAWNRWATSEHRKVDCHACHEQSVIESARQVITFALRRPERVGKHAVVPSARCATCHTSGNPAWKQVAATAGHQVHAEVRKIACVTCHSVAIHRLVRPPEVCGTCHEAQVAGPRAIKIAAMADFHCVDCHQFLRPNSPLRPTAQTCLECHQALPAKTTVGWPEGRAHSALSCAACHRPHERAAPIVNCTSCHAAPTPEIHAPILRSRTACTTCHQPHYWKVR
- a CDS encoding NADP-dependent malic enzyme, producing MSLREDALEYHSRGRPGKIALQLTKPCVTQRDLSLAYTPGVAEPVREIHRDPFEAFKYTARGNLVAVVSNGTAILGLGNLGALASKPVMEGKALLFKRFADVDVFDIEVDSTDPDEIVRIVKALEPTFGGINLEDIKAPECFYIEEKLKEIMEIPVFHDDQHGTAIISGAALLNYAELTGKRLEDLRVVISGAGASAIASGEHFVKLGVRREHIMLVDTKGVIYKGRSEGMNPYKARFAVDTEARTLAEAMRGVDVFIGLSVANIVSREMVQSMAERPFICAMANPDPEIPYDEAKAARPDAIVATGRSDFPNQVNNVLGFPFIFRGALDVRARAINDEMKIAASRALAALAKEEVPDVVLRAYGLESLRFGPDYVIPKPIDPRVPLWEAPAVAEAAMASGVARRTVDLAAYREELARRLVRGREAMSVVFSKARAAPRRVVFSEGEEPKILRAAAELSREGLAVPILLGREPVVRTRMEEMHLALSVEVINPETSPKLEAYATVLFEARQRKGITKREARALLRQPNYFGAMMVRAGDADAFVAGLTYHYPDVIRPALQVIGPGPDVSRVAGLYLMVLDGKAYIIADPTVNIDPTAEELAEIAIMAADKAREFDLTPRIAMLSFSNFGSTRHPRTEKVAQATALVKRRRPDLMVDGEVMADVALDPDLRRADYPFSTLVGEANVLIFPSLEAANTAYKLLQRLGGATAIGPILMGMAQPVHVLSRGAEVADIVNIAAIAVVDAQEVARLRDRTRVVA
- a CDS encoding CBS domain-containing protein; translated protein: MSPLPAKTIMTAPVITVTPQTPVREAARLLVERHISGLPVVDENGCLVGIVTEADFLYKEATPKPSEPLLRWFGRSLWLERLTGAARKAEGRTVGEVMTHNVITAEEDTPVQVLAALMVRYGVNRIPIVRGRQVVGIVTRADVLKVFQRSDEILEREARQILDDFLAHGEEVGVSAEQGVLHLRGTVGSPGRRQALLRRLWTIDGVVAIEDHDLREALRETAMWE